The Tubulanus polymorphus chromosome 3, tnTubPoly1.2, whole genome shotgun sequence nucleotide sequence TGCGCATCTCAGGATTTCAACAACTTCGCAATTTTAATCTTAGGTCGGTTATTCCTATTGAAATGATGTCTCAATCGATGTATGAAGTTAATTTACtattggatgatctaagctactaTTCACCCCTaaacttcaaatacgaatGTCATTTTACCTTTATAGTACAAACCGCTTAATTTGGCTCATTTGGGATTGATGAGATTAATCCAGTTTAATTAGGTTTATATGAAGATTGATCCACATTAAGAGGGTTTCACTGTATTATTAAACTTTTTAAAGATGAACTCTATGAAATGATGACTATGAAACTTAGGGCTTGGTTTTTAGGTATCGATCTGGTCCTGGATTCATTCAAACTACCGTTCCACAAGACATCGAAAATCTCGTACTCATCCTCAACGGCAGGGAGGATATTAAAGTGAAATTCGCTAAATCCTGGTTGGATTATTTGCCTCGCTataaaaaactacagaatGTCGGTGTGATATTGTTAGGAAATGAGCGATGTGACAATATTTGGATTGAGCCGTATTTGAAAAAGAACGGTGGTTTAATCAAAGCTCTTTTCATAGTGTACGACAGTCCAGCAGTCGACAATCAAAGAATATATCAATGGCCTTTAGGAGTCGCGACGTATGTACTGAAATAGCTGTTTTACAGGGTGACCACTGACCTTGAAAATAGGGCAGGAAAACATTTGATTTACCTCTAGTTGTCACCCTGGTATTTCGAAACGAATGCTCAAATGGTTCTCTTGAATAATTATGAACATTCTATTTCAGGTATCGCTCTTTCCCAAAAGCTGAACTGACGTTAGCGGATTTAGAAACACCTCGTCCGTTTATGTGCAATTTTCTAGGTACAGTTTATAAGAATTCTAGTCGAGAAACGTTGCTTCAAATCATCAATTCACACGATTTAGGCAAATATTGCTACCTCAAATATAGAACTACGTAAGTATCATTCGGTAATTCAGTGACAGTAAGAGCCTCGCAAAAATTCGAGCTTATTAAAATGATCATCTTTCTCTCATTCAGATGGGCGTCCCAGGAATCGGATGATTCGATGAGTAACTATGTTAATGTCCTCGCTCAAAGCGATTTAACTTTAAACCCGATCGGTTTCAATACGGAATGTTATCGAATCTACGAAGCGATGTCGTTCGGTTCGTTGCCAATAGTCGAGGATCAAATGACAGCGGGAAACTGCGGAAATTCATCGACATCGAAACACGCTCCGTTGAGATTACTGAAACAAATGGGTGCTCCTATTATCTTCATCAAACACTGGTCAGAACTTCCTGCTCTGATAAAAAACGAACTTAAATTGACCGCGAAACAAAAAGCGTTACGTCGCAAACGGATATTTAATTGGTACGAAggattcaaatcaataatgagGGACCAGTTTCTGACTGTTTTAGacaatcatttctttcataatTTCTCATAGCTCGATGATCAATTAGACATTTTAAACCTGAAGCCGGTTGcttaaaagttggttaaagattaGATAACCAACAGATAAATACCacagtaacaatgaacttttaattttcactACGTCAACAATCCaccagttaactctaaccaacttttgagcaactgcagcctcTGGTCTTTAATAACTCATTTTGCTCCATATACCTTAGTTTTGTTCATGTgataaatattgtattttgttgTTACGTAAATATTCAATCATGTCGTAAAGTGCAATTTTTTTACCGCCATAGATTATTTTCATGCTTTAATTCCAGCCTTGATAGTTCATTTAGCTGTAGTGTGATTTTTTTCTAGTAAAATACTGCTAAATTGCCCTTTGAAAAGATCATGGAATTTATGGATTCAAACCTTTAAGTTTGTACTCAATACTTCTAGTGTAATATTCACTAATGCATTTATGTCGTAATACTGGTGCTCAATAAATGTATTGCCACATTGGATTTCATTGTAAATTCTTTTCTTGTTGCGGTTCATTACTTTATTAATAAGCAATAATTCGACAGATCCAGCAAGGTCGACAGTTTAACTTAAGATAACTATATGATTATGTtatctatcaattttatttgatatgaaCGTCTTGACAACACATTCTTACAATTAAAACATTAAGATGTGACTAATTTTATTTCAGCACAGTATATTTCGTGATAGTAGCTGTATATATTGGAAGCCTCAAGTATTTTTGTCAGCAGCTGCCTTGAACATAACTACGAACAGTATTATGCGGATTCATTTTTCGAATGCGTAAAAAGTTAAAACATGATAGATGTTGTACACAAACCAATCATCACAGACTGCTGCTTGTGGACGGAATACAGAGGCAACGTTTTTCTCGCCAAAGCATCATTAATCGAGATGGAGTGCCATAATTACTAGACGTTTACATATATTAGAATACAATGAAAGCCAATTGAAATACGGCAGTATCTAAATGCAGTAGCCTTCATATAGCACATAATATCAATTGTGTTTGATCATAAAGGCTTAGATAGTATTACATTCAAACCACTTAACAATAAAGAAGTACCAGAATATAATATGAAGAACTCGATATGAACTTTCCATAGTAACGAAGCTTTAAGTTCAAACTCGTTTAAATCGTCATCACATCATTAAAgttatctctatttttgagtcctaAATTGTTTT carries:
- the LOC141902304 gene encoding ribitol-5-phosphate xylosyltransferase 1-like; its protein translation is MKFTLRRVIGIVLTIYCIFSFYIGYLLILRNACETKQLRAAENSLNSVYASDSDDENDSDIEVLPPQREKLYDERESLLSTLKNDKQQESAPSRPLIEIWGKAAIGGYLWEHILDGSLEDEEDGMRISGFQQLRNFNLRYRSGPGFIQTTVPQDIENLVLILNGREDIKVKFAKSWLDYLPRYKKLQNVGVILLGNERCDNIWIEPYLKKNGGLIKALFIVYDSPAVDNQRIYQWPLGVATYRSFPKAELTLADLETPRPFMCNFLGTVYKNSSRETLLQIINSHDLGKYCYLKYRTTWASQESDDSMSNYVNVLAQSDLTLNPIGFNTECYRIYEAMSFGSLPIVEDQMTAGNCGNSSTSKHAPLRLLKQMGAPIIFIKHWSELPALIKNELKLTAKQKALRRKRIFNWYEGFKSIMRDQFLTVLDNHFFHNFS